A single window of Anaerocolumna chitinilytica DNA harbors:
- a CDS encoding WGR domain-containing protein: MEEKIKFTMEEGRQCPEKVIVLDLSEAGITEIDLEILGFDNLEELILDRNPELKNLPEELEYLPNIHKVSLIGCNSVLLTQLSVFTNLESLDISEMYFPDSEALQALGKMKSLKELKMNDCTHPYMKDKYNLHFRLPGELGKLEQLERLSINNCFLEKLPDSLCFLQKLSSLSIKNNFIETIPQGLLELPSLCEFYGEGNKLKKEQKRIMKIRKERPDFITDQINELNNGKLEDNSNSTRTAPLLSPKVLSELARLGFRLEEIDTEERYFTPLDTEEEAAIPPSMVQLLWGVHWNEMKLLWKEPPFSCEETWNDEDFCDGDEEYLQREKELTISYSFYAEESFCINETVYLVIGYFKSSGQPYYICVSLKDENMGDPDVYTYDSVSEEPSHMDSLSGFLVGLTTEDKWEDEYTAMNLRLFYEDEKSNKFWEIKVVGNRQEIRFGKNGSEGQKKIKEFDSPEAAFKEAKRLATEKKNKGYQE; encoded by the coding sequence ATGGAAGAAAAAATCAAATTCACAATGGAAGAGGGCAGGCAATGCCCGGAGAAGGTTATTGTTTTAGATTTATCAGAAGCAGGAATTACGGAGATTGACTTGGAGATATTGGGGTTCGACAATTTGGAAGAGTTGATTTTAGATCGAAATCCTGAGCTGAAAAATTTGCCGGAGGAACTGGAATATCTGCCTAACATACATAAAGTCAGTCTTATTGGCTGTAATTCGGTTCTTTTAACACAGCTTTCCGTATTTACTAATTTAGAAAGTCTGGATATCAGTGAAATGTATTTCCCTGATTCAGAAGCACTTCAGGCATTGGGGAAAATGAAATCATTAAAAGAATTGAAAATGAATGATTGCACCCATCCATATATGAAAGATAAATATAATTTACATTTTCGTTTACCAGGAGAGCTTGGAAAGCTGGAACAATTGGAGCGATTATCCATTAACAACTGCTTTCTTGAGAAGCTTCCGGATTCCCTTTGCTTTTTGCAGAAACTAAGTTCCTTAAGTATTAAAAATAATTTTATTGAAACGATTCCGCAGGGTCTGCTTGAACTGCCCTCTCTTTGTGAGTTCTATGGGGAGGGTAACAAACTAAAAAAAGAGCAGAAACGGATTATGAAGATTCGGAAGGAACGGCCGGATTTTATCACAGATCAGATTAACGAGTTAAATAACGGTAAATTAGAAGACAACTCCAACTCCACCAGGACGGCTCCATTGCTATCACCGAAAGTGCTTTCTGAGCTTGCTCGATTAGGTTTTAGATTAGAGGAGATTGACACCGAGGAACGTTATTTTACACCCCTGGATACAGAGGAGGAAGCGGCGATTCCGCCGTCTATGGTTCAGCTTTTGTGGGGAGTTCACTGGAATGAGATGAAACTTCTGTGGAAGGAACCACCATTTTCCTGTGAAGAGACCTGGAATGATGAAGACTTCTGTGATGGGGATGAGGAGTATCTGCAAAGAGAGAAGGAACTTACTATATCCTATTCCTTTTATGCGGAGGAAAGCTTTTGTATCAATGAAACCGTTTATCTGGTAATTGGTTACTTTAAGAGCAGCGGACAACCCTATTATATCTGTGTTTCCTTAAAGGATGAGAATATGGGAGATCCGGATGTTTACACCTATGATTCTGTGTCGGAAGAGCCTTCCCATATGGACTCCTTAAGTGGTTTTCTTGTGGGGCTAACTACGGAAGACAAGTGGGAAGATGAATATACAGCCATGAATCTGCGGCTCTTTTATGAGGATGAAAAGTCAAATAAATTCTGGGAGATAAAAGTAGTTGGTAACCGGCAGGAGATCCGTTTTGGTAAAAACGGAAGCGAAGGTCAGAAAAAGATTAAGGAATTTGATTCACCAGAGGCAGCTTTCAAAGAAGCGAAACGATTAGCCACTGAGAAAAAGAATAAGGGATATCAGGAATAA
- a CDS encoding 4Fe-4S binding protein, protein MDKSMTGNNNQSKEWIEDGYYSINPDTCTNCGDCADICPVEIIKKR, encoded by the coding sequence ATGGATAAGAGTATGACAGGGAATAACAATCAGTCTAAGGAGTGGATTGAAGACGGTTATTATTCCATTAACCCGGATACCTGCACCAATTGCGGCGACTGTGCGGATATCTGCCCGGTGGAAATCATAAAGAAAAGATAA
- a CDS encoding helix-turn-helix domain-containing protein, whose protein sequence is MNTAWELKMEKYLPYTSEKCPGIRQHIIYELGAGIIPMPADTSLYAIFVMKGAGQYEGIRVKAGDVVVLGLNRQPITGISENMTLFILTLDFTLFYDITGILPGDLDGVMQLGVWNPLSELSRILIEFPQNCWRRLADNYLSSYLAKKHCVHSLNLERVHYISNKILQSSHTYRRPVNIFPTGCNTTQFENENYVLNYQKSSKDVHRIARDAGISPRQIERNFKQVLGMTPKEYQQIVRFQHALGLLRDNTPSQAAILAGYYDQSHMTKDFARFSPWTPVKCAPVVSSLLPYQ, encoded by the coding sequence ATGAATACAGCGTGGGAATTAAAAATGGAAAAATATCTTCCTTATACCTCGGAAAAGTGTCCCGGTATCAGACAGCATATAATCTATGAATTGGGAGCCGGAATCATACCGATGCCAGCGGATACCTCTCTTTATGCCATATTTGTCATGAAAGGGGCGGGACAGTATGAGGGCATTCGCGTAAAGGCAGGAGATGTGGTGGTACTGGGTCTTAACAGGCAGCCGATTACTGGTATTTCTGAAAATATGACTTTGTTTATTCTGACCTTGGATTTTACATTGTTTTATGATATCACGGGTATATTGCCGGGGGATTTAGACGGGGTAATGCAGCTGGGAGTTTGGAATCCCCTGTCGGAACTTTCCAGAATACTGATTGAGTTTCCGCAAAACTGCTGGCGAAGGCTTGCCGATAATTATCTTTCTTCCTATCTGGCAAAAAAACATTGTGTCCATTCTCTAAATCTGGAACGTGTTCACTACATTTCGAATAAAATCCTTCAAAGTTCTCATACGTACCGCAGGCCAGTTAACATTTTTCCGACAGGTTGCAATACTACTCAGTTTGAAAATGAAAATTACGTATTGAATTATCAAAAATCCTCCAAGGATGTACATAGAATCGCCCGGGATGCAGGAATTTCACCCAGGCAGATAGAAAGAAACTTTAAACAGGTACTTGGAATGACACCGAAGGAATATCAACAGATTGTCCGGTTTCAGCATGCCCTTGGGTTGTTAAGGGACAATACACCTTCACAAGCAGCCATCCTGGCCGGATATTATGATCAGTCCCATATGACAAAGGATTTTGCAAGGTTTTCACCTTGGACGCCGGTAAAATGCGCTCCTGTGGTATCATCCCTCCTGCCATACCAATAA
- a CDS encoding CPBP family intramembrane glutamic endopeptidase → MKKRKVLIYIILSYGITWALWIPLLLNYQLGADIPLLPGQFYLASFGPILGAIITSLLCGGGEIRTWFKRTYSFQFSKKWLAIAVLMPISYGIIGIAAHRLAMGVWPDFSRFGLTEKLPGFNLWQTALVWILTFGLGEESGWRGFLLPELTKRYSLRISSLLVALVWIFWHLPAFFFNPTYLNMGPGIIGWAISLTFGSVLLAWLSNGSGFSVIPVLIWHGGFDLITASDEGAQVMAMVCSMLVIVQGIWLIRKMARSEVKGQR, encoded by the coding sequence ATGAAAAAACGAAAAGTTCTAATCTATATTATATTATCGTATGGAATTACCTGGGCTTTATGGATTCCCTTGCTCTTAAATTATCAATTAGGGGCAGATATTCCTTTGCTGCCCGGTCAATTTTACCTGGCTTCTTTTGGACCTATTCTGGGGGCAATCATAACTTCACTGCTCTGCGGAGGTGGGGAGATCAGAACCTGGTTTAAAAGAACCTATTCCTTTCAATTTTCAAAGAAATGGCTGGCTATTGCAGTGTTGATGCCAATCAGTTATGGAATTATCGGAATAGCTGCCCATCGGTTGGCTATGGGGGTGTGGCCGGATTTTAGCCGGTTCGGCTTGACGGAAAAGCTACCAGGTTTTAATCTGTGGCAGACAGCTTTGGTCTGGATTCTGACCTTTGGATTGGGAGAGGAATCCGGCTGGAGAGGTTTTTTATTACCGGAGCTGACCAAGAGGTATTCTCTTCGAATTAGCTCCTTATTAGTAGCCCTGGTCTGGATATTCTGGCATCTGCCGGCCTTTTTCTTTAATCCCACCTATCTGAATATGGGACCGGGAATCATTGGCTGGGCAATCAGCCTTACCTTTGGGTCCGTATTACTGGCATGGCTAAGTAACGGCAGTGGGTTCTCTGTCATCCCGGTACTTATCTGGCACGGCGGCTTTGATTTGATAACAGCCAGCGATGAAGGTGCCCAGGTTATGGCTATGGTGTGCAGTATGCTGGTTATTGTGCAGGGAATCTGGCTCATACGGAAGATGGCAAGGAGTGAGGTTAAAGGACAAAGGTAA
- a CDS encoding TIGR00266 family protein: protein MNHEVDYRIIGEEMQIAEIELDNGESVVAEAGSLLYMDMGIQMETIFGDGSDKEKGSGLMGKLMGAGKRLLTGENLFMTLFTNTVEGKQRAAFSAPYPGKIIPMDLNSFGNTLICQKDCFLCAAKGVSIGMEFTKKIGAGLFGGEGFILQRLEGDGMAFVHSGGTIIRRELTAGEAIKVDTGCLVAFTEGVQYDIQLVKGVKSALLGGEGLFFATMTGPGTVWLQSLPFNRLAASIIKTVPQPKESTTLGWK, encoded by the coding sequence ATGAATCATGAAGTGGATTACCGAATTATCGGTGAAGAAATGCAGATAGCAGAAATAGAACTGGACAATGGAGAAAGTGTAGTGGCGGAAGCAGGTTCACTACTCTATATGGATATGGGAATACAGATGGAGACAATCTTCGGGGACGGTTCCGATAAGGAGAAGGGCAGCGGTCTTATGGGAAAACTCATGGGGGCAGGAAAAAGACTGCTCACTGGAGAGAACCTTTTTATGACCTTATTTACGAATACCGTTGAAGGGAAGCAAAGAGCTGCATTTTCTGCTCCTTATCCGGGTAAAATCATACCGATGGATTTAAATAGTTTTGGGAATACGCTCATCTGTCAGAAAGATTGTTTCCTGTGCGCTGCCAAGGGAGTTTCTATTGGGATGGAATTTACCAAGAAAATCGGAGCTGGTTTATTTGGAGGAGAGGGCTTTATTCTGCAAAGGCTGGAAGGGGATGGAATGGCTTTTGTTCATTCCGGCGGAACAATCATTCGGAGAGAACTTACAGCAGGAGAAGCAATTAAGGTGGATACCGGGTGTCTGGTGGCTTTTACAGAGGGAGTACAATATGATATTCAGCTGGTAAAGGGAGTGAAATCTGCTCTGCTTGGAGGGGAAGGACTCTTTTTTGCCACAATGACAGGACCTGGAACGGTCTGGCTGCAATCCCTACCGTTTAACCGTCTGGCGGCATCCATTATAAAAACGGTACCTCAGCCGAAAGAAAGTACAACTCTTGGATGGAAATAA
- a CDS encoding DUF2207 domain-containing protein: protein MKWKSFIRTIFIVAAIVICFTEKADAAQTFEFQMEYNGYSIKGYDIFVKVEEDASMDITERITVSFSREKHGIYRVIPFAGTFEAEGGAFREKQRYLAKISQVSVQDGDTKEVIPYSLHSDNGSLTIKIGDSKHTLTGEKTYELHYHYGFRANRNTKGDILSYNLIGTGWDTTISHIRFTLDMPKEFDAKNLLLYSGRSDSHETADITWALKGNSITGSVQRILEPGEGLSIQLPLTDGYFTKKKEWLPLGESILFGGMAVISLLLWFRFGRSGQVKITEEYVPPKQLSPAGISYVLEGNVSRRAISAMILYWANLGYLYIADEGKHILRLVNGRDPGEDIPGYEKQLLRKLFEGRDEVKASDLKEDFQAAVEEFKRALREELEGTGQAMHEKKAKYGRLGGYLISAFIIALLTGQALSFTSIGVGGFLLTLFISLMLYLMSFVCSAFLGYFADRLSIGKWLGFLIFGVFYGLLLWFFAWWTGKYMLQPLPYSVGGLAAGISAIFGAFSGGRTKYGGELLGQVLGYRRVLLQKGKRGEEKEEEFSYKELPYAFVFGRAKKWASAFKKLEESPPSWYMGPQNMGFEPVFYMMYLERGMGGFEVNMSSGSDSAGGVGGGVGGGGGGSW, encoded by the coding sequence ATGAAATGGAAAAGCTTTATAAGAACTATATTTATAGTTGCCGCCATAGTAATATGCTTTACAGAAAAAGCAGATGCTGCACAGACCTTTGAGTTTCAAATGGAATATAACGGTTACAGTATAAAAGGCTATGATATTTTCGTAAAAGTGGAAGAGGATGCTTCCATGGATATTACTGAACGAATAACAGTTTCTTTCAGCCGTGAGAAGCATGGAATCTATAGAGTAATTCCCTTTGCTGGAACCTTCGAAGCAGAAGGTGGAGCGTTCAGAGAAAAGCAGCGTTATCTTGCAAAGATATCGCAGGTGTCGGTACAAGACGGTGACACGAAAGAAGTGATTCCTTATTCCCTTCATTCAGACAATGGCTCACTTACCATTAAGATAGGTGATTCCAAACACACCCTTACCGGTGAGAAGACCTATGAGCTTCATTATCATTACGGTTTTAGGGCTAACAGGAATACAAAGGGGGATATTCTGAGCTATAACCTGATTGGCACCGGCTGGGATACTACTATCAGTCATATCCGGTTCACCCTTGATATGCCAAAGGAATTTGATGCCAAGAACCTGTTACTTTATTCCGGCAGGTCCGACAGCCATGAAACTGCTGATATTACCTGGGCCTTAAAGGGCAATAGTATTACCGGGTCCGTACAAAGAATACTTGAGCCGGGAGAAGGCCTTAGTATACAGCTGCCCCTTACTGATGGGTATTTTACTAAGAAGAAGGAATGGCTGCCCCTTGGTGAGAGTATTTTATTTGGAGGAATGGCAGTTATCAGCCTTTTACTTTGGTTTCGCTTTGGACGGTCAGGACAGGTTAAGATTACGGAGGAATATGTACCGCCAAAGCAGCTAAGTCCTGCAGGAATCAGCTATGTCTTAGAGGGAAATGTGAGCCGGAGGGCAATCTCGGCTATGATACTTTATTGGGCAAATCTCGGCTACTTATACATAGCGGATGAAGGTAAACATATTTTGCGGCTGGTAAATGGCCGTGACCCAGGCGAGGATATACCTGGTTATGAAAAGCAGCTTCTAAGAAAGCTATTTGAAGGAAGGGATGAGGTAAAGGCCTCTGACCTAAAAGAGGATTTTCAAGCAGCAGTGGAAGAATTTAAGAGGGCCCTGCGGGAAGAATTAGAAGGTACTGGTCAAGCAATGCATGAAAAAAAAGCGAAATATGGAAGGCTTGGAGGATATCTTATCTCGGCTTTCATTATAGCTTTACTGACTGGGCAGGCACTTTCCTTTACCAGCATCGGAGTGGGAGGCTTTTTACTTACATTGTTTATCAGCCTCATGCTTTACCTTATGTCCTTTGTCTGCTCTGCCTTCCTTGGATACTTTGCTGACCGGCTTTCTATAGGCAAATGGCTAGGCTTTCTTATCTTTGGAGTATTTTACGGATTACTTCTATGGTTTTTTGCCTGGTGGACCGGAAAATATATGTTGCAGCCATTACCTTATTCGGTCGGCGGGCTGGCAGCCGGCATCAGTGCCATCTTCGGAGCTTTTTCAGGGGGAAGGACTAAATACGGCGGAGAGCTTCTCGGGCAGGTGCTTGGCTACCGAAGAGTTCTCTTACAGAAAGGTAAAAGAGGGGAAGAGAAGGAAGAAGAGTTTTCCTACAAGGAACTTCCTTATGCCTTTGTCTTTGGACGGGCGAAGAAATGGGCGTCTGCCTTTAAAAAGTTGGAAGAAAGCCCGCCATCCTGGTATATGGGACCTCAAAACATGGGGTTTGAACCTGTATTTTATATGATGTATCTTGAGAGAGGAATGGGAGGCTTTGAAGTAAATATGTCTTCCGGAAGTGATTCTGCTGGTGGTGTGGGAGGAGGAGTCGGCGGCGGTGGCGGCGGAAGCTGGTAA
- a CDS encoding helix-turn-helix domain-containing protein produces MDYCRDLLEKEEYETFRCVPSKYKEQGLFQYVYWHLDSNQPIVTPVDTIVHIIYVTGGECIYNGLNVSKGHMFVSGMNNEPLTSWNIKNLSMFSIDMDYLLYYSLTGMTPAFFKEESKLLTEENPFYALGKELYHLPPAQWCNIAERYIGGLLLNISINTGQYEYVIQTARILSACRKMDWKNISGELPVSCRHLQRQFAAFFGVTPKEYFNIQRFYKAFSELDKNSLADTAVAAGYYDQSHMNHEFRRMTGFSPSQVSRLDVPTAMRHVRKKFETAYFQTF; encoded by the coding sequence ATGGACTATTGCAGAGATTTACTTGAAAAAGAAGAATACGAAACTTTTCGCTGCGTCCCGTCAAAGTATAAAGAACAGGGGTTGTTCCAGTATGTATACTGGCATCTGGACAGTAATCAACCTATCGTCACACCTGTTGATACGATTGTACATATTATCTACGTTACAGGCGGAGAATGCATATACAATGGATTAAATGTCAGTAAAGGACACATGTTTGTAAGCGGAATGAATAATGAGCCGCTGACCAGCTGGAATATTAAAAATTTGTCTATGTTCTCCATAGATATGGATTATCTTCTCTATTACTCTTTGACAGGGATGACACCTGCCTTTTTCAAAGAAGAGTCCAAATTACTTACGGAAGAGAATCCTTTCTATGCTTTGGGCAAAGAGCTGTATCATTTGCCGCCAGCACAATGGTGTAATATAGCAGAAAGATATATTGGAGGTCTTCTCCTTAATATTTCCATAAATACAGGACAATACGAATATGTAATACAGACAGCCAGAATTCTATCGGCTTGCCGTAAGATGGATTGGAAAAACATTAGTGGAGAATTACCTGTATCCTGCCGGCATTTACAGCGACAATTTGCCGCCTTCTTTGGGGTAACACCTAAAGAGTATTTTAATATTCAGAGATTTTATAAAGCCTTCTCTGAATTGGATAAGAACAGTCTTGCAGACACGGCAGTGGCGGCAGGTTATTATGATCAATCCCATATGAACCATGAATTCCGTCGTATGACAGGATTCTCTCCCAGCCAGGTATCAAGACTTGATGTTCCGACGGCAATGCGCCATGTAAGAAAAAAATTTGAGACCGCTTATTTTCAAACTTTTTGA
- a CDS encoding type III secretion system chaperone family protein, producing MSTYSKEITSGIKQYLENKNFKFNFEEEENYAAINFKSKLNQSKIDYYSYRAFIRRNYADLIVEMLPEVEEEKRAAVSEYIHRVNKDMNYGNFEFNPSDGQVRFKNSMCCIGMEPTKGMLEDLFQIAIETMFRYEESLLKLLAGELSVVEAVREGENRIL from the coding sequence ATGAGTACATATTCAAAGGAAATTACAAGTGGAATTAAGCAGTACTTGGAGAATAAGAATTTCAAATTCAACTTTGAGGAAGAGGAAAATTACGCCGCTATTAATTTTAAGTCTAAGTTAAATCAAAGTAAAATTGATTATTACAGTTATAGAGCATTTATCAGAAGAAACTATGCAGATTTGATTGTTGAGATGCTTCCCGAGGTGGAGGAAGAAAAAAGAGCAGCCGTATCAGAATATATACATAGGGTTAATAAGGACATGAATTACGGAAATTTTGAATTTAATCCTTCCGATGGGCAAGTACGTTTTAAAAATTCCATGTGCTGTATCGGAATGGAGCCGACAAAGGGTATGTTGGAGGATCTGTTTCAAATTGCAATTGAAACCATGTTCCGATATGAGGAGTCCCTGCTGAAACTTCTGGCAGGTGAGCTGAGTGTAGTAGAAGCAGTCAGGGAAGGTGAGAACCGAATTCTATAA
- a CDS encoding nuclear transport factor 2 family protein translates to MTMEEMINHLFIAVDLRDWSRVKECFAEKLVLDYSSMNGQPAAELTAEDIIAGWKYVLPGFTCTHHQLGNMIIKAQPTEAAVFCYGTASHYLEHEKGNVWIVVGSYDFNLKMVQEEWKITKMKFNYKYQDGNKELPALALEKATKAQH, encoded by the coding sequence ATGACTATGGAAGAAATGATCAATCATTTATTTATTGCTGTGGATTTACGGGACTGGTCAAGAGTGAAAGAGTGTTTTGCTGAAAAACTGGTTCTTGATTATTCATCTATGAATGGACAGCCGGCTGCTGAATTAACAGCAGAAGACATCATAGCAGGTTGGAAATATGTATTGCCTGGATTCACATGTACCCATCATCAGCTTGGTAATATGATTATTAAGGCTCAACCCACAGAGGCTGCAGTGTTCTGTTATGGGACAGCAAGTCATTATCTGGAACACGAAAAGGGAAATGTCTGGATAGTGGTCGGAAGCTATGATTTTAATCTGAAAATGGTTCAGGAGGAATGGAAAATTACCAAGATGAAATTCAATTATAAATATCAGGATGGAAATAAGGAGTTGCCTGCATTGGCTTTAGAGAAAGCAACAAAAGCACAGCACTGA
- a CDS encoding ADP-ribosylation family protein — protein MVNLFGTNEQRELLKGIYGFEFPEDFWIFLNFYEEIKGTPNEKTLEDFDGLGIYPTGPFDVLSGKFDGKELKLPIPHHMRFRMDPPEFHTILLGRDDGLHFGYWVDDIREGNICIAGYYNNDAFGIDYYGTNLFEFIRYELETMVSAYVEESEYQDEEDIRYTKKVLRKLTGLRNILMKYGTGDRKLKGEEYCICYAEGDIRPCMAPTWEGMGIVVPKVTFQSWEEKYFDGYLKPSAYG, from the coding sequence TTGGTTAATCTATTTGGGACAAATGAGCAACGAGAACTTCTTAAGGGAATCTATGGATTTGAGTTTCCGGAGGATTTTTGGATTTTTCTTAATTTCTATGAAGAAATCAAAGGAACCCCCAATGAGAAAACGCTGGAGGATTTTGATGGTTTGGGTATATATCCGACAGGACCTTTTGATGTGTTAAGCGGTAAATTTGATGGAAAAGAGTTGAAGCTGCCAATACCCCATCATATGAGATTTCGTATGGATCCGCCGGAATTTCACACCATCCTTCTGGGACGGGATGACGGGCTGCACTTTGGCTACTGGGTGGATGATATTCGTGAAGGGAATATCTGCATCGCTGGCTATTACAACAATGACGCATTTGGAATCGATTATTACGGGACAAATCTTTTTGAATTTATCCGCTATGAATTGGAGACTATGGTAAGCGCTTATGTGGAGGAGTCAGAATACCAAGACGAGGAAGATATCCGTTATACAAAGAAGGTGTTACGTAAACTGACGGGGCTACGAAATATTCTGATGAAATATGGAACCGGTGATCGCAAGCTGAAGGGCGAGGAATATTGTATTTGTTATGCTGAAGGGGACATTAGACCATGTATGGCTCCAACATGGGAAGGGATGGGAATTGTCGTTCCCAAGGTTACATTCCAAAGCTGGGAGGAAAAGTACTTTGATGGGTACCTGAAACCATCGGCTTATGGCTAA
- a CDS encoding HEAT repeat domain-containing protein gives MKKIYFFRWSWRDEIDETSTSPYTRLFEEDETKTYIYYRAEHRPYYTSRYFYLEGEDIEAVKERLMENMPLLTSEDLIDQLKDGKDILNRRSAIYQLGILWCGQPFEQPIYDIFEKILLQEQAEVKIAALYGMAWTCWKEIIPLVKMALNDKEEEVRRHASLLLEGLSKYEKNS, from the coding sequence ATGAAGAAAATTTATTTTTTTCGTTGGTCATGGAGAGATGAAATAGACGAGACGAGTACGAGCCCTTATACTAGGTTGTTTGAAGAAGATGAAACAAAGACATACATATATTATAGAGCAGAGCACAGGCCATATTATACATCAAGATACTTTTATCTGGAAGGTGAGGATATTGAAGCAGTCAAGGAACGACTCATGGAGAATATGCCACTACTGACTTCGGAGGATTTAATTGATCAGTTAAAGGACGGTAAAGATATTTTAAACCGCAGGAGTGCGATATACCAGCTTGGAATCTTGTGGTGCGGACAACCATTTGAGCAACCGATTTATGATATCTTTGAAAAGATTCTTCTACAGGAACAAGCGGAGGTAAAGATCGCAGCACTTTATGGAATGGCATGGACATGCTGGAAGGAAATCATTCCCTTGGTGAAAATGGCTCTAAATGATAAAGAGGAAGAAGTTAGGAGACATGCGTCACTACTTCTGGAAGGTTTATCAAAGTATGAAAAGAATTCGTGA
- a CDS encoding type III secretion system chaperone family protein: MYSEQVAEDIKKILDEFGFEFKFDEEDSSFFVDLRLDKFRLNGLFYIKLSEQLVNVFMKTDLSANESNKLRVAEYLHWVNYYNERGNFEFDFDEGVIYYKCTLMMPDIHPTIEMLQETILMAYAGYTENIVGLKKVMAGTISPKEAVGLTEHVEEEQQQDGASVTTFVFADGSEMDAYFFENGRFGGLSRRRTGDEDEGKEYEEDDSDDDEEEELSWQLNLMGEWMQGRECKEFTGGSFAFLRYNPYSESLFESLAEEDSVVKLLQTMGMESRGHGNQNPKSWGGYRGLPTFIKEGLDNKIIGFLLYLQSHFDFYTEEDDYEEDCYLGDLEEFMPEARFIAGWSALPPYQDEAYAIVAL; this comes from the coding sequence ATGTATTCAGAACAGGTAGCAGAGGATATAAAAAAAATATTAGATGAGTTTGGTTTTGAATTTAAATTTGATGAAGAAGATAGTTCATTTTTTGTTGATTTGAGACTGGATAAGTTTCGTTTGAATGGTCTGTTTTACATTAAGTTGTCGGAACAACTTGTTAATGTCTTTATGAAAACAGATTTATCTGCCAATGAGAGCAACAAATTGAGAGTAGCGGAATATCTGCATTGGGTCAATTATTACAATGAAAGAGGAAATTTTGAATTCGATTTCGACGAAGGAGTAATCTACTATAAATGTACGTTGATGATGCCTGATATCCATCCAACCATTGAGATGTTGCAGGAAACAATTCTAATGGCATATGCAGGATACACTGAAAATATTGTTGGATTAAAAAAGGTTATGGCAGGAACCATATCACCGAAGGAAGCCGTTGGTTTGACAGAGCATGTGGAGGAAGAACAGCAGCAAGACGGAGCTTCTGTTACAACCTTTGTGTTTGCTGATGGAAGTGAAATGGATGCCTATTTCTTTGAAAACGGAAGATTTGGAGGGCTTTCTCGTAGAAGGACCGGTGATGAAGATGAGGGTAAGGAATACGAGGAGGATGACTCAGATGACGATGAGGAGGAAGAACTCTCCTGGCAATTGAACCTTATGGGGGAATGGATGCAGGGCAGAGAGTGCAAGGAATTTACCGGTGGAAGCTTTGCTTTTTTAAGATATAATCCCTACAGTGAATCCCTCTTCGAGTCATTAGCGGAGGAGGACAGTGTCGTTAAGCTGCTTCAGACTATGGGAATGGAATCCAGAGGACATGGGAATCAAAATCCAAAATCCTGGGGAGGATACCGAGGTCTGCCGACGTTCATAAAGGAAGGTCTGGACAATAAAATAATTGGTTTTCTGCTTTATTTGCAGAGTCATTTTGACTTTTACACAGAAGAAGATGATTACGAAGAGGATTGCTATCTTGGGGATTTGGAAGAATTCATGCCGGAGGCTAGATTTATCGCCGGCTGGAGCGCCCTTCCGCCCTATCAGGATGAAGCATATGCAATTGTGGCACTTTGA